Within the Microbacterium terricola genome, the region GGCGAAGGCGACGGCATCGGCTACATCGACGGCTTCCGGTCCACCTTCGGCAAGACCTATGCCGCCGAACCGGACGTCCTCGTCGAGCAGCTGCTGCAGGACGCCGCGATCCAGTCCGCCGACACCCTCATGCTGACGATCCCCAGCCAGCTCGGTGTGGAGTTCAACCTCCGGCTCGTCGAGTCGTTCGCGACCCATGTGGCGCCCGCGCTGGGCTGGGAGAGCACCAGGGCATAGGAGCCGGGACGGGGCGGCGTCATGCCGCCGCCCCGGCGGCAGGTCAGAGGACGACGAGGAAACCGAGCGCGGCACTCACGACGGCGAGAAGACCGAGCACCAGCGAGGGCGCGAACGCCTCGTTCCGGCGGATGTGCACGACGACTGCCCCGGCCATCAGCACCGCGAGGCAGACGGCGGCGATGGGCGTGAGGATCGGCAGGATGCCGGTGGCCAGCGGCAGGACGAGCCCGAGACCGCCGATCACCTCGGCGACACCGATCGCCTTGATGTTCGCGGGGGCATAGTCCTCGGTCCAGGCCATTCCCGCGGCCAGCAGCTGCGGCTGCGGGCGGAGGGCCTTCATCGAGCCGGCGGCGATCATCGCGAGGGCGAGCAGGGCGTTGACGATCCAGAGGGCGATCAGCATGGTGGTTCTTTCCGGTGGGGTTGGTTACTGTTGGTTAGTAACCCCATGATGCGTGACGGATGCACGCTCTGCAAAAGGCACATGGGAGTAACCGAGGCACAGATGACGACGCGACAGACGGCTCCGATCGCCGCACCCATGAGCAGCTACGAAGGCTCATGTTCGGGCGATGCGGGCGACGGACGCGCGATCCGCGAGGTGCTCGACCGGATCGGCGACAAGTGGTCGCTGCTGGTCATCGGCACGCTCCGCCGCGAGCGCCTGCGCTTCAGCGAGCTGCAGCGCCACATCCCGGGGGTGTCGCAGCGGATGCTCACCCTCACCCTGCGTCAGCTCGAGCGGGACGGACTCATCACCCGCACGGTGCACGCCGAGGTGCCGCCGCGCGTGGAATACGAGCTCACCGAGCTCGGCACGACGCTGATCCAGGTGGCGACGGCCCTGGCCGACTGGGCGACGAGCGAGTATCCCCGGATCGAAGCCTCGCGGGCCGCCTACGACGCGCGCTGAGGTCGCGCGTCAGCGGTTGCGGAGCGCCCGCGAATCCACCCAGAGCAGGCGCGAGCCGAAGTAGAACTTGTACCAGATGCGCTGCGCGTCGGTGATCTCTATGGCGGTCCCCGCTTTGAGGGTTCCGGCCGAGCTCCCCCCGGGTCCGGTGCGCATCGTGACGGACTTCGCGGCCACCATCTGCTTGGCCGGGTACACCTTGGCCTTGCCGAACGACCCGTTGAAGTGCGTGTACACGGTGCGGCTGATCGCCGCCAGGTCGGCCTTCGACGCGTCGTCGTAGCCGATGATCGACAGGACGTAGGTGGAGCGCTTGCCGTACACGATCGCCGTGTCGGCCTGCAGGAGTCCGGTGGAGATCCACAGGGCCCCCGGCTTGCTCTGCTGCTTGACTCCGGCCGGGATGCCCGACGGGATCCGGGACGTCCAGATCTGGCTGCCCATCAGGTCGAGCAGGTAGCTCTTCCGCTTCCCGTCGAGTCCGAGCTCGCCGTTGCGCAGCATCTTCACGAAGCGACTCAGATCGTTCGTGGTCGTGCGGTTGCCCGCGTAGAGGACGCTCGCCCCCTTGGGTACGGAGCCGTACGTCGAGTTGCTGAATCCCCATCGTTTCAGTGCGTGATTGAGGTTGCCGATCCCGAACCAGTGCACGATGTCGGCGTGGCAGTAGTTGTCGGAGGCGTGGATCATGACCCTCAGACACGTGCCGAGGGTGTACCCGGATGCCAGCTTCGTGGACAGGGATGCGGTGCCCGTCTGCACCCGTCGCAGCGCCGCCCATGCGGCGT harbors:
- a CDS encoding DoxX family protein, which produces MLIALWIVNALLALAMIAAGSMKALRPQPQLLAAGMAWTEDYAPANIKAIGVAEVIGGLGLVLPLATGILPILTPIAAVCLAVLMAGAVVVHIRRNEAFAPSLVLGLLAVVSAALGFLVVL
- a CDS encoding helix-turn-helix domain-containing protein, with translation MTTRQTAPIAAPMSSYEGSCSGDAGDGRAIREVLDRIGDKWSLLVIGTLRRERLRFSELQRHIPGVSQRMLTLTLRQLERDGLITRTVHAEVPPRVEYELTELGTTLIQVATALADWATSEYPRIEASRAAYDAR